TTTTGCTTCTACACCAGCCCTCAAGGGAGATTGCTTACTTGTTGGGACTACAGCTGTGAAAAGGCCTTATACAGACAGCATCAGGGCTCCTAGGAAGGGAAACAGTAGGTTAAAAGGAGGAGTGAGTGCTCCTAGCTTACTGTGGAACCTTGGGCCTGTATCTtacacctctctgggcctttgttttctcatccataatGAGTACAATTCTTTAAAGAGTACTACAGAATCTTTGCGTATGATTTGAAGTAAGGTCATTTAAGGAGCAAATCGATATAGACATCTGGATGTGCTAAGGACCTGCTTTAGTTTCTAAATTCCCATGTGCTAGGGCTTTTAAAGTGGATTTAAGGTAAGACTTATGAAACTCCACAGAACAGAGTGAGAGAAAATACTGTCCAAAAGTGGGTGACCAAGATCAGGGCAAAGGAAAACTAAAGGTAGAAAGAGGAGCAGCTAGGAATAAGATAACAAACAAAATGAGGGCTATGAGCACCCTAGTTCTTTGGGAATGTGGGTGTTAGTagataatgttttcatttttttcttccccactgaAAACTCTTAAGTTAAACCCAGGTAAAAATGAAAGCATCCTAAAGCCAGTGAGGATGTCTACAACTACTCATTTTGCAACAAAATTAATTAGCTTTGTTCTGGTATTGTCCATCTTTCTTTGCTCATGAATACCATTTTCATCAACCAATCTACAAGTTATTGCAAGGTGTTGTGAATTGTTGGAGCCACTGCTGAAGTAGTCacacaaaaaataagaaatatggaCTCCCTGATTGAATTTGATAGCTATACCAAAGATAGTGTGGGTTTCATAGGAGCAGTACTTTATATTGATAGTCCAAACTATGATCAGGTCTTAAAACATCTAAGGGGTGGATGATTACATGAAAATCATTATATATCAGAAACTTGTAGAAAGCACTTTGAGTAAATAGCCATGTTGTTAAGTGGattttaacatttaatgaaattgctgggttatTTTTATACCAAATATTGACTATTTTATCAGACTGGAGAGATGTAAATAATGCTTAGAATGATAATGCAACCAAATTTTAGTTCTTCAGAAATAGGGAAGAGCAGCTAGTTTTGTGTATAAACTAtacaacttactctcaaatgtgtaatttattttttagcacCCCAGATACTCGCCCAGCTGGTCTGGAAGAAGCTGATCAGCAGCCATTGCCTGGAGAACAAGGAATTAACTTGGACAACTCAGGCCCTAAACTGCCAGAATTTTCAAACCGACCACCAGGTGATAAAATGTTAGCTAAATATTATATACTTGTCATCATTTATTTACAGCAGTTTTTAAGGCTTTTCTTCAAGGAAacaatagtattttattttgtctaCTAACCAGGCTACTCAGTGATTTAATGTGTTTAGTATTTGGAAACTTCACCTTggtattaagttaaaaaatttttttcaagtataattTCTGAaggtgtgtgagagagagagagagagagagagagagagagtgtgtgtgtgtgtgtttattctcCTCAGTTTAACCTTTGCTATTTTAGGTCCTCGTAAAATCAGACTGAAATGTCAAATGCCTTTGTTCTTGTCGATATCAAGGTTCTAGTTGGCATCAAAATGGGCTAAGAttaaatggaaagatgtttttCACTCTAATCCTGCTTGCCTGCCTTTCCTGGAGCCTTTTCTACTGGGGCTTTCTCAAAGCAGAGAACTACCAGggtttaaaataagatttttttgatAGAACTTTTATTATGAatctttaaacataaaaaatatataaagagtaataaaggagacattcATGTACTTCTTACCCAgcttaataatgaaaaaagacCAATATTTTGAAACCCTCTGTGTTGGACCTCACCCCACCCCcgattatattttaatattatcctctaaatgttgaaaattatgttgagaaggaaaaaatctcctaaaattcattcattccaacCTAGGTATTATAGAACCAAGGCCAACTGCTACAATGCCTTTATACCTGGTTACTCTTATCCTAAGAGTGATTTGTAACCGTATTACCCTGTGATGCAGTTGAAGACACACAAGCCTATCACATTAAAACCACACTTCCCTGTGTATACAAAGGATtatgtttaatttcttccttGCTAGTTATTCTACCTCTTTTGGCATATAAGTATGATgttattttaggtataaatgttAGTCCAcctttaatttatgtattttttaagtgaatcagaaaaaaagtaaattcatCACGATGTCAGTACTTTGTGTTATTTATTCCAAGTTGTTTGGACACACCACACTTCCCATCAGTGAGTTGCAGCCGCACAGCTGAGGCTGGGAGGTCACCAGTCTTTGGTGGGTATGTCCAAAGGCATTATGAACAGGAATGTGCCTTCCCTCGGACACATCTGAATTCTGTAAATCCCAGGGTCCTCACACACATTATTGCTTCCTTTCTACAGTTTGCAAGCTGAGAGCCTGTAGGCTGAATTTGGCCTACAATATGTCTGAATTGTCACGCAGCATCCTGAACCAAACAGAAACCTGAATTTAAATGCCTTTAGATAGAGCATCAGCAGCTCTGCAGTTTGGCTCTGTCTACAGAACTACTACTGTCTTACACTAGCCCACTTCTCTTCTTCAGTACCGGTCTGGTCCCTGAAGGCATACGAGCTTTCATCCTTTGATTAATAAATTTGGTTTTGAATTATGTTATATACACTGTGTTTGTCCTGGCTTTCCCCTTGCACCATGCTGTCAGGGTACCTGCAATCTGTCTTCTTATCATTAGTGTCCTTTGTACTGCTGCCtccagcttctggaactgtatagCAGCCATGCCCGTAACTGTTACTTTCAAGAGGCTGCTGTATTGTCTATGTTGCTCTCTTTGATATTGATGCTGTCTGGTGGCCTGATTTTAAAGATAAAGGCATTTGTGTCATAGCCCTGACATCAAGGGGCTTCTACAGAAAGTACAATTTTCTTAACATGGGAACCTGAGTTAAACCTATAAAAATGCCATATGTTATTGGCTTTATAAATGTAAAGATGTTATGTGGgcctaaaacaaaaaaaggatttttaaaaacttccaaaaATGGATTCTGCACATTGTACTCATTGGTATCATGTCAATCTTTGGCCAGAAGACATTGATTAGCTATTAAACACAGATTATGACCCTGTGGGTCAGCAGCATTTGGTAGCTGCTCTGTGAAAATCTTGAGCCACCATTTCATCTGACTGCCAGAGTCAACTGTCCTTGTGCCTGTACCTTCTTAAAACTTTCCTAATGTATTTTTTCGTACAACAATGAAATAAATCTAGTTTGTGAAATTGTATCCCAGCTATATGCTCACTTTTTCCCACTGAACCACCTTTATTCTTGGTTAATGATCTTTCCATCCTTTCTGCTGATTGTGTAAGGTTTTGGTTCTAAAATGCCAAATAAAATCTTTACAGAAGTAAGAATCATTTGAGATGTTGCCTTCTAGAAATTTGTGAGATATTGTCCCTCAGAGTACttttccccaaattatttttttattcctggGGGCTATGCTTCTTGCTTACTTAATTCTCCAATTATGaattcatagaaaatatttttcaaaatagatatttacatgtaaaaaagtaaatggaaaaaatattcataaaaagaACTTCAGTgccctcattttatttttgatgtatgTATCAGCTTCTGTTAGCTCCTACAATTTATTAATCTGACTTACGTCTGAGGGGCAGTTTAATTCAGTTGGGTTTCCCAAAGGATTGAGCCTTAAGGATACAGCATGGTGTGTGAAACCAATGGATTGGAGtaattttaaattctgctttCTTAAGGAATTGAATCCTAGAATGTCATATTTTACTtctgttgaaagaataaaaaggcTGTCTTCAGTGCTGGCGTTTTCAACAAAaccaagtcttaaaaaaaaaaaatctgtcctaaCAGAAAAAAGTGAATCTTAAATGCTTCATTCACAAGTACAGTGAAATATTTGTTATGCCTGCATGAGACCCCAATGCTGGGTGGTCAACTGCTTGCTGTTGATGGAGTTTTTCATGTTTCAGCTGAATGTTTGACTGGTATAGACTTGGCCACTCTCAGTGGGTAGCGGTGTTACAGTCTTAGTACAGTGATGCTTCGTTCAAATCCTGAAGACTAAGGAGCTCCAGGTTCTTGAtgctttgctttttgcttcctTAAGCACTATGCCCCTTTGCTTACGACAGCGAATgtggggctgcccctgcccccctgGGAACGGGCACACCTGAGCTGTCTGTGCACGGTCTGTGCCACCTAGATGAGTATTGCTTGGCTATACTCTAAAGGTAGCAAAGCTTTTCTTGCTGAAAATCTAACTTCCCTGATTTTGGGGGCTCGTTTTAGGTTATCCTTCTCAGCCAGTTGAACAGAGGCCACTTCAGCAGATGCCTCCTCAGCTCATGCAGCATGTGGCACCCCCACCACAGCCACCACAGCAGCAGCCACAGCCACAACTGCCACCACCGCCGCCGCAGCAGCCACAACCTCCCAGTCAGCCACAGtctcagcagcagcaacagcagcagcagcaacaaatgATGATGATGCTCATGATGCAGCAGGACCCCAAATCAGTCAGGCTTCCCGTCTCCCAGAGTGTCCATCCCCCAAGGGGCCCCCTGAACCCAGACTCCCAGAGAATGCCCATGCAGCAGAGTGGCAGTGTGCCTGTCATGGTCAGTTTGCAAGGACCTGCCTCCGTGCCGCCATCACCTGATAAACAGAGAATGCCAATGCCTGTGAATACTCCTTTGGGAAGCAATTCAAGGAAAATGGTATACCCGGAGAACCCCCAGAATCCTTCCAGCTCGCCACTGGGAGAGATGTCCTCGCTCCCTGAAGCAAGTGGCAGTGAAGTACCATCTGTCTCGGGAGGCCCAAATAACATGCCTTCACATTTAGTAGTTTCCCAGAATCAGTTAATGATGACAGGGCCAAAACCTGGACCATCACCCCTTTCAGCAGCTCAAGGTGCAACTCCCCAGCAGCCCCCTGTAAATTCCCTGCCCAGTTCTCATGGCCACCACTTTCCAAATGTGGCTGCTCCAACCCAAACATCTAGGCCTAAAACACCAAACAGAGCCAGCCCCAGACCCTATTATCCTCAGACACCCAACAACCGCCCTCCCAGCACAGAACCTTCAGAAATCAGTCTGTCACCAGAAAGACTCAATGCCTCCATAGCAGGACTCTTCCCCCCACAGATTAATATTCCCTTACCTCCCAGGCCAAATTTAAACAGGGGCTTTGATCAACAGGGCCTAAATCCAACAACTTTGAAGGCCATTGGGCAAGCACCTTCAAATCTTACCATGAATAATTCTTCCAATTTTGCTGCCCCACAAACTCACAAATTAGATTCTGTGGTGGTGAATTCTGGAAAGCAGTCTAATTCTGGAGCAACAAAACGGGCAAGTCCAAGCAACAGTCGCAGGTCTAGTCCTGGGTCAAGTAGGAAAACCACCCCAAGTCCTGGGAGACAAAATTCAAAAGCCCCTAAACTTACTCTGGCCTCTCAAACAAACGCAGCCCTGTTGCAAAATGTGGAGTTGCCAAGAAATGTACTGGTCAATCCCACTCCTTTGGCCAATCCCCCTGTACCTGGGAACTTCCCTAACAACAGTGGGCTGAATCCTCAGAATTCTACCATGCCTGTGGCTGCAGTGGGAGGTGTTCTCGAGGATAACAAGGAGAGCTTGAACGTGCCTCAGGACAGCGATTGCCAGAATTCCCAGGGTAGGAAGGAGCAGGTAAATGTTGAGCTAAAAGCGGTCCCTGCCCAAGAAGTTAAAGTAGTTGTCCCTGAAGATCAATCCAAAAAAGATGGGCAACCTTCGGATCCTAACAAGCTTCCCAGTGTCGAAGAGAACAAAAATTTGGTGTCTCCTGCTATGAGGGAAGCACCAACATCGTTAAGTCAACTTCTTGACAACTCTGGAGCTCCTAATGTGACCATTAAACCCCCTGGGCTTACAGATCTGGAAGTGACACCTCCAGTAGTTTCTGGGGAGGACCTGAAAAAAGCATCTGTCATTCCCACACTGCAGGATCCGTCTTCTTCTAAAGAACCCTCTAATTCCCTAAATTTACCTCACAGTAACGAGCCGTGTTCAACCCTTGTGCATCCAGAAATGAGTGAGGTCAGTTCCAGTGTTGCACCAAGCATCCCTCAAGTAATGTCAAGACCTGTCAGCTCTTCCTCCATTTCCACCCCTTTGCCCCCAAATCAGATAACTGTTTTTGTAACTTCCAATCCCATCACAACTTCAGCTAACACATCAGCAGCTCTGCCAACTCACTTGCAGTCTGCATTAATGTCAACAGTCGTCACAATGCCCAATGTGGGTAGCAAGGTTATGGTTTCTGAGGGACAGTCAGCTGCTCAGTCAAATGCCCGGCCTCAGTTCATTACACCTGTCTTTATCAATTCATCCTCAATAATTCAGGTTATGAAAGGATCACAGCCAAGCACAATTCCTGCAGCCCCACTGACAACCAACTCTGGCTTGATGCCTCCCTCTGTTGCAGTTGTTGGCCCTTTACACATACCTCAGagtataaaattttcttctgctcctGTACTGCCTAATGCCCCCTCTAGTAGTCCCGCTCCAAACATACAGACAGGTCGACCTTTGGTCCTTAACTCACGAGCCACCCCTGTTcagcttccttcccctccttgtaCAACTTCTCCAGTTGTCCCTCCTCATCTCCCTGTCCAGCAAGTGAAAGAATTGAATTCAGATGAGACTAGTCCTCAGGTGAGCACCTCAGCAGATCAGAGCACTCTGCCCTCTTCACAGTCAACCACGGTGGTTTCTCCCCTTTTGACCAATAGTCCAGGCTCTTCTGTCAACCGGCGAAGCCCAGTCTCATCTAGTAAGGGCAAAGGAAAAGTGGACAAAATCGGCCAGATTTTGCTGACCAAGGCATGTAAGAAAGTTACAGGCACTCTTGAGAAAGGGGAAGAGCAGTATGGTGCAGATGGAGAGACTGAAGGCCCAGGGCTAGAGACTGCAGCTCCAGGGCTTGTGGGAACAGAGCAGTTATCCACAGAGCTGGACAGTAAAACCCCAACACCCCCAGCACCCACTCTGCTAAAAATGACCTCTAGCCCTGTGGGCCCAGGCTCCGCTTCAGCAGGACCCAGCTTACCTGGCAGTACTCTCCCCACCAATGTACGCTCGATAGTAACCACTCTGGTACCCTCTGAGCTCATCTCCGCGGCGCCGACCACAAAAAACAATCATGTTGGCATAGCATCTGAGCCACTTGCGGGTGGCCTAGTGGAGGAGAAGGTGGGATCTCATCCAGAGCTTCTACCCAGCATAGGTATGTACTTGGGGCCTGGCATCATCTCGTGTTAATTTGTTGATGACCTATCCCGCAAGAGAAAGCatgattctttttctatttggAGGAAGAAGAATGGGCTTAATGGCAATAATGgtagtttcatttatttgaagTACACTGGgaaatatgctttttaaatccATGTTAAGTTTATGTTCATTAACCTGGTCCTCTCTCAGCTCCTGAAATAGACGTATCTTTcacttacataaaaatttttattttacagaaaaaaaatttttatgtatattgtCTTACAATATCTTTGTACCAACCACGTCAGGTAGCCCTAACCCCATTCTTCACATGAGAAAATTGATGCTCAGAGTTCAGTATTCATTCAAAGTCTATGTTGTGAGCCTCTAGTTTAACATTGCCCCTTGAGGGTGAATAGCAGCTCCTGCAGGTTCTCTTACCATGGTAAAGACTTGTTCTCAGCAGTTTCAAAGCAGGTTTCTCAAAGCCCCTTCCTCACTGTACTCTATCCCAGGGACTGTTCCCTTCTGACTGGCTACTCCAGAGGAAATCTTTCCAGGAAACCAGGTTTCCTGATGACATGGGAGGAGCAAAGTAGTTGAGAGACAGGCTTGGGTTAGTAACACAGTGCCAGCATTTACCAGCTGTATGGGcttaagcaagttacttgacTATTCCAaactttagtttctttctttgtaaTATGAGGGCAGTAGTAGTTGTAAGAATTCAATAAGATGATGTATATAACATGCTTAGCACAGGGCTAGAATAAAATAATCATTCAATAAAAGGTAGAGTTGTTATTACGAGTTTCTATTTGATGCAATCTCTTTGAAAATTAGACCATTCCATTCATGTGTTTCTAGTCCGGGTTATTTCCTCTGTACTGTTAAGTTGGGCTAATGATGGAAACATAGGTGTCCTAACATCTCCTGCACGTGTGCACACAAGTTCCTCTTTCTGTGAGGCTTAAGTGGTACAGAAGCTCTATTTCCCCAAAGTGAAATCAGCTGTAAGGACCTTTGCTGTATTTTAGGCCAGCCAATAGCACCTAACTTGTTCATGCAGCTAAAAATGCCTTGAGGGGCAGAAAGAACATAAGCTTCGAGGTAAGATCagagttcaaattctagctccaCTGTTCACCAGTCACAGTTGGATAAATCCCTTAACCTCTTGTAAGCCATGtacttcacctataaaatggaaattttaactCTTACCTAGTAGAATTTATACAAAAATTCATTGAAAGGGCTTAGGATAAAGTGGCCAGCACACTGCGTCACACAGAGCCCTGGAAAGGTTAATTCCCCTACTCTCTGCCTCTTCACTTCAGTGCTAGAGATACAGGGAGGGATAATGGCCTTTAAGGAGTTCTCTGCCCTTGCAGGAGAGAGAGGTGCTGTAGGTTTCTGGTTCTACTTCTGTTGTAGGTGAATCTTaagaattcaaaaaaataaaaacaaaaatcttgtaTGACTTAAATATATTGTTTGCTCTTAagtgtttccatttcctttcaggGAAGTTTTCCCTCCAGTACCAAGAGAATAATGATGAAgtgattagaaaatatttttatctggaTCATATATAATCTTAGAGAAATATGTGAGCCTTAGGGAGATGAACTAGCAGTTGGAAAAAACTTCTCAATTTTAGTtaagattatttccattttttttcaaggGGCTTCTGTGCTTTTATCTTGAAAATGTGAGAAACCAATATTGgagtaaaaagtaaaagtataGTTTTAAGCTTTATCAGACAAAAAAGCATCCAAAATAAATTCTTAACTAAGCAGGGAGAGAAGTCTGTAAAAGTCACAACTTCCACAAGAGGGTAAAACTTATTTTTGTAGAGTTAGATTGGGTGTCAAGATGGGAGGACATAACCTTGAGAGATGTGGCATATCTGTGCCTCAGTCTTTACTGTATGACCCAAGAAGTTTCCATTCTAGAGCACATTGTATAATGTGTTCCATTCCTCTTCAAGGGCCTAAGTTCTCTCTGTCCTTCAGAGCCTAATTCtgatatttcttcctttaatgtaacttcagatttctcagtctAGAATTGTTCTCCCTTGCTTTGGACTCCCATAGCAATTTATAATTTATGAATCTGCTTTATGTAACATCACATTTCACTCCAGTGTACCACATGCGTATATCTTATCTTTAATACTAGACTTGACTTCCTGATGGACAAGAAGAATGTAATTTGGTCTCTGaggatgcctggcacagagccttGCCCTTAGTAAATTCTTGGTAACTGTTAGATAAGTAGATAACATATCAAATTGATTTATTCGTTAAGTATGAATTGAATACCTGCTTTATGCTCATCACACTTGCCAGGTGCTGTAGAAAAGTACGAAATAAATTATATGATTCATTTCAGATCTCAAGGAATGTAGTCTTTAAAGGGATGAGACAGTTTTTTAAATGCTGGGTGAATGGTGTAATTGTCCCTCTAAACGTGGTTTGAGTGTCTACTAAGGTGCGCTTTAGAGTTTTTTAGAGTACTGGACAGACCTCGACCCCAAGAAGCAAAAATTACGGGTGTTACTGTCCTCATGGCCATATCCTTCCTTGATCTTTGTttacacaaaaaggaaaaacaaacacccATAGTGGTAGTCTTTGCTACTGTtaaagtatttgattttttaagtaagttttgaaATGTACTGTAC
Above is a window of Camelus dromedarius isolate mCamDro1 chromosome 18, mCamDro1.pat, whole genome shotgun sequence DNA encoding:
- the NCOA6 gene encoding nuclear receptor coactivator 6 isoform X4; amino-acid sequence: MVLDDLPNLEDIYTSLCSSTVEDSEMDFDSGLEDDDSKSDSILEDSTIFVAFKGNIDDKDFKWKLDTILENVPNLLHMESSKLKVQKVEPWNSVRVTFNIPREAAERLRILAQSNNQQLRDLGILSVQIEGEGAINLALAQNRSQDVRMNGPMGTGNPVRMEAGFSMAGGPGLIRMSSPATVMISQGGNMSSSMMAPGPNSELQPRTPRPASQSDAMDPLLSGLHLQQQSHPSGSLAPPHHPMQPVPVNRQINPANFPQLQQQQQQQLQARPPQQHPQQQPQGIRPQFTAPTQVPVPPGWNQLPSGALQPPPAQGSLGTMTANQGWKKAPLPGPMQQQLQARPSLATVQTPSHPPPPYPFGSQQASQAHTNFPQMSNPGQFTAPQMKSLQGGPSRVPTPLQQPHLTNKSPASSPSSFQQGSPASSPTVNQTQQQMGPRPPQNNPLPQGFQQPVSSPGRNPMVQQGNVPPNFMVMQQQPPNQGPQSLHPGLGAGQANPNFMQGQVPSTTATTPGNSGAPQLQANQNVQHAGGQGAGPPQNQMQVSHGPPNMMQPSLMGIHGNMNSQQAGSSGVPQVNLGNMQGQPQQGPPSQLMSMHQQIVPSQGQMVQQQGTLNPQNPMILSRAQLMPQGQMMVNPQSQNLGPSPQRMTPPKQMLPQQGPQMMAPHNQMMGPQGQVLLQQNPMIEQIMTNQMQGNKQQFNTQNQSSVMPGPAQIMRGPTPNMQGNMVQFTGQMSGQMLPQQGPVNNSPSQVMGIQGQVLRPPGPSPHMAQQHGDPATTANNDVSLSQMMPDVSMQQTNMVPPHVQAMQGNSASGNHFSGHGMPFSAPFSGAPNGNQMSCGQNPGFPVNKDVTLTSPLLVNLLQSDISAGHFGVNNKQNNTNANKPKKKKPPRKKKNSQQDLNTPDTRPAGLEEADQQPLPGEQGINLDNSGPKLPEFSNRPPGYPSQPVEQRPLQQMPPQLMQHVAPPPQPPQQQPQPQLPPPPPQQPQPPSQPQSQQQQQQQQQQMMMMLMMQQDPKSVRLPVSQSVHPPRGPLNPDSQRMPMQQSGSVPVMVSLQGPASVPPSPDKQRMPMPVNTPLGSNSRKMVYPENPQNPSSSPLGEMSSLPEASGSEVPSVSGGPNNMPSHLVVSQNQLMMTGPKPGPSPLSAAQGATPQQPPVNSLPSSHGHHFPNVAAPTQTSRPKTPNRASPRPYYPQTPNNRPPSTEPSEISLSPERLNASIAGLFPPQINIPLPPRPNLNRGFDQQGLNPTTLKAIGQAPSNLTMNNSSNFAAPQTHKLDSVVVNSGKQSNSGATKRASPSNSRRSSPGSSRKTTPSPGRQNSKAPKLTLASQTNAALLQNVELPRNVLVNPTPLANPPVPGNFPNNSGLNPQNSTMPVAAVGGVLEDNKESLNVPQDSDCQNSQGRKEQVNVELKAVPAQEVKVVVPEDQSKKDGQPSDPNKLPSVEENKNLVSPAMREAPTSLSQLLDNSGAPNVTIKPPGLTDLEVTPPVVSGEDLKKASVIPTLQDPSSSKEPSNSLNLPHSNEPCSTLVHPEMSEVSSSVAPSIPQVMSRPVSSSSISTPLPPNQITVFVTSNPITTSANTSAALPTHLQSALMSTVVTMPNVGSKVMVSEGQSAAQSNARPQFITPVFINSSSIIQVMKGSQPSTIPAAPLTTNSGLMPPSVAVVGPLHIPQSIKFSSAPVLPNAPSSSPAPNIQTGRPLVLNSRATPVQLPSPPCTTSPVVPPHLPVQQVKELNSDETSPQVSTSADQSTLPSSQSTTVVSPLLTNSPGSSVNRRSPVSSSKGKGKVDKIGQILLTKACKKVTGTLEKGEEQYGADGETEGPGLETAAPGLVGTEQLSTELDSKTPTPPAPTLLKMTSSPVGPGSASAGPSLPGSTLPTNVRSIVTTLVPSELISAAPTTKNNHVGIASEPLAGGLVEEKVGSHPELLPSIAPSQSLVPKEAPATALQGSVARPELEANAAIVSGQSSEPKEVIEKSKTPSRRNSRTEEPTVASENVENGHRKRSSRPASASSSTKDITSVVQSKRRKSK
- the NCOA6 gene encoding nuclear receptor coactivator 6 isoform X1, whose amino-acid sequence is MVLDDLPNLEDIYTSLCSSTVEDSEMDFDSGLEDDDSKSDSILEDSTIFVAFKGNIDDKDFKWKLDTILENVPNLLHMESSKLKVQKVEPWNSVRVTFNIPREAAERLRILAQSNNQQLRDLGILSVQIEGEGAINLALAQNRSQDVRMNGPMGTGNPVRMEAGFSMAGGPGLIRMSSPATVMISQGGNMSSSMMAPGPNSELQPRTPRPASQSDAMDPLLSGLHLQQQSHPSGSLAPPHHPMQPVPVNRQINPANFPQLQQQQQQQLQARPPQQHPQQQPQGIRPQFTAPTQVPVPPGWNQLPSGALQPPPAQGSLGTMTANQGWKKAPLPGPMQQQLQARPSLATVQTPSHPPPPYPFGSQQASQAHTNFPQMSNPGQFTAPQMKSLQGGPSRVPTPLQQPHLTNKSPASSPSSFQQGSPASSPTVNQTQQQMGPRPPQNNPLPQGFQQPVSSPGRNPMVQQGNVPPNFMVMQQQPPNQGPQSLHPGLGGMPKRLPPGFSAGQANPNFMQGQVPSTTATTPGNSGAPQLQANQNVQHAGGQGAGPPQNQMQVSHGPPNMMQPSLMGIHGNMNSQQAGSSGVPQVNLGNMQGQPQQGPPSQLMSMHQQIVPSQGQMVQQQGTLNPQNPMILSRAQLMPQGQMMVNPQSQNLGPSPQRMTPPKQMLPQQGPQMMAPHNQMMGPQGQVLLQQNPMIEQIMTNQMQGNKQQFNTQNQSSVMPGPAQIMRGPTPNMQGNMVQFTGQMSGQMLPQQGPVNNSPSQVMGIQGQVLRPPGPSPHMAQQHGDPATTANNDVSLSQMMPDVSMQQTNMVPPHVQAMQGNSASGNHFSGHGMPFSAPFSGAPNGNQMSCGQNPGFPVNKDVTLTSPLLVNLLQSDISAGHFGVNNKQNNTNANKPKKKKPPRKKKNSQQDLNTPDTRPAGLEEADQQPLPGEQGINLDNSGPKLPEFSNRPPGYPSQPVEQRPLQQMPPQLMQHVAPPPQPPQQQPQPQLPPPPPQQPQPPSQPQSQQQQQQQQQQMMMMLMMQQDPKSVRLPVSQSVHPPRGPLNPDSQRMPMQQSGSVPVMVSLQGPASVPPSPDKQRMPMPVNTPLGSNSRKMVYPENPQNPSSSPLGEMSSLPEASGSEVPSVSGGPNNMPSHLVVSQNQLMMTGPKPGPSPLSAAQGATPQQPPVNSLPSSHGHHFPNVAAPTQTSRPKTPNRASPRPYYPQTPNNRPPSTEPSEISLSPERLNASIAGLFPPQINIPLPPRPNLNRGFDQQGLNPTTLKAIGQAPSNLTMNNSSNFAAPQTHKLDSVVVNSGKQSNSGATKRASPSNSRRSSPGSSRKTTPSPGRQNSKAPKLTLASQTNAALLQNVELPRNVLVNPTPLANPPVPGNFPNNSGLNPQNSTMPVAAVGGVLEDNKESLNVPQDSDCQNSQGRKEQVNVELKAVPAQEVKVVVPEDQSKKDGQPSDPNKLPSVEENKNLVSPAMREAPTSLSQLLDNSGAPNVTIKPPGLTDLEVTPPVVSGEDLKKASVIPTLQDPSSSKEPSNSLNLPHSNEPCSTLVHPEMSEVSSSVAPSIPQVMSRPVSSSSISTPLPPNQITVFVTSNPITTSANTSAALPTHLQSALMSTVVTMPNVGSKVMVSEGQSAAQSNARPQFITPVFINSSSIIQVMKGSQPSTIPAAPLTTNSGLMPPSVAVVGPLHIPQSIKFSSAPVLPNAPSSSPAPNIQTGRPLVLNSRATPVQLPSPPCTTSPVVPPHLPVQQVKELNSDETSPQVSTSADQSTLPSSQSTTVVSPLLTNSPGSSVNRRSPVSSSKGKGKVDKIGQILLTKACKKVTGTLEKGEEQYGADGETEGPGLETAAPGLVGTEQLSTELDSKTPTPPAPTLLKMTSSPVGPGSASAGPSLPGSTLPTNVRSIVTTLVPSELISAAPTTKNNHVGIASEPLAGGLVEEKVGSHPELLPSIAPSQSLVPKEAPATALQGSVARPELEANAAIVSGQSSEPKEVIEKSKTPSRRNSRTEEPTVASENVENGHRKRSSRPASASSSTKDITSVVQSKRRKSK